Part of the Flavobacterium sp. MDT1-60 genome, TTTCATCATCTTTTAAATTCAATGTTTTATTGAAAAAATCGGGAGTAAAATTATCTCTCGCATAAGCCGTAAAAGCAATATCACTTATCACTTCCTCCTGTACTTCATCATTTTTACGTAAAAGTTTCTTAACATCTTTAAATATTCGGACAAAATCAGTTCCGTATTTAATGGTTTGATCAGAATACATTACAGTATTTTTTGCTGTCGACTGTTTGTCATCTTCAAACTGCAAATCGACTATTGCCTGAGAACCACCTCCCAGTGCTTTTACTTTTAAATCTTTATGAACCAAAACTTCTTTAAGTTGATTGTTTACTAAATCTAACGGAACAGTAAAGAGAATTTGAGCACAATCTTTTTCTGTCAAAACAATCTTTCTAGACTGAAATGCCATTCCTGTAAACAGCAAAGTATCCTTAGGTTTTGCCATAATATCAAACAATCCGCCAGAACCAATAAAAGTTCTAACATTGGCATTTATATTCATTACATACCCACTTTCGATAGCAAGCGATGTGTTTGTTACTTGTCCGTGTAATGATTTCCTTGTTGCATTTTGTCCGAATGAAATTTGACAAAAAAGGCACAAAACGAGTATTCTTAGGCTATTTTTCATTTTCGAGGATTTTAAGATATTTTCTGGCTAATTCAGTGATTAAAAACATACTCATTGTTTTGTTTTTACTATTCAAAGATACGGCAAATTCAGAATCCTCTACACAATATAATTGAAATCCTTTAATATCTTCTAAGGAAATCTTTAATCTTTCTGTATAATAATTTTCATCAAAAAGATATTCCAGTTTCCTGAAAAGCATCTCCTTTTTCTCTACTTTTATCTCTTTTTTCAGCATTGAAGTTCGCCCCGACATTGCATTTAGCAACTTATCTACCGAAGTTGATTTGGCCGTATAAAGTTTTCTTTCAGCTGGAGTATATGTCTTTTGCCCATGAGGAACAATCCCAAGATTTTCAGCATTAATACCTGCATTGTCGTTTACAACAACTTCTTTCAGCTCAATTTGTTTTGCGGTCATTTTGATCTGAATCGAAGTAGAATTCAAATCTTCTGTAGAAATTCTACGTTTTAAAGGATCCATATTAACAGAAGAAAAAACCAAAACATCTCCTTCTTTCGCCATAATCGAAAACATTCCGTTTTCATCCGTAACAGTAGTGACCTGAGTATTATTATTGATGATATTCACACCTTCAACGGAAGACGATTGTTCAAATACCTGCCCCAGAATTTCTTTGGCACCTGAAGTTTGTCCAAATGAAATTTGAGCAATTAATAAAAGTAGGATTATTAAAGTGTTATTTGTTCTCACCAGCCAGTATTTCTTTGTATTTAACAGCTAATTCAGCTAATAAGAATTCTGTTGAAGTTTTATTTTTAGAATTTAAAATAACCGTAAACTTATCATTTTCCACGGCATAATACTCGAAGCCTTTCACATACTCATTCGGAATCTTTAATCTGTTTACAAAATGATCGAGACTAAACATATTCTCTAAAAGCTTCATAAAAAATTCCTTTTTTTCAACTGCCAGTTCTTTTTTAAGCATTTTTGTCCTGCCTGATAAAAAATTCAAAAAAGGATCTGCAGAAATCGAGCCACCTGCCATTCCGCTTGCACTTGCAGTAGCGTCTAACGCGGTAGCGGTGCGTAATTTTCTCTCACTTTCTGTATATGTTTTTTGATTTCCCGGAACAATTCCCATTGCCGCAGCATTGATATTATCGTATCGTTTTACAATCACTTCCTGCAATTGATGCATTACAAGACTTAGTTTTACAGTAAAATTAAGGTCCGTAAAGTTTTCACTGGTCAACAAAACCCGATTTTCTTTAAATTGAATAGAAGAAAAAACCAGTGTATCTCCTGGCTTAGCCATGATAGAAAAAGCACCTTCAGCATCTGTAGTCACCATAACTTCAGTTTGCGCGTTTACTACATAAACACCTTCCAAATCATTTGTATTCGAAACGATTTTGCCGTTTACAATAGCACGATCCTGATTTTGAGACCACGCAGTCTGACTCAAAACAACAACCAAAACGCATAAAACTTTGTTAATCAAAATAAAAAAATTAAATTATAGTTAAAAGTGTAAAAATATCTTAATGTGTTCCAAATTTAGTATTAACGGCTTGGTAAAAATATGTTAATTAAACTCGTGTTTTTTCTTGTAAAAAAAGAGTTTTTAATACCTTTAACCTAAACAATCTGAGTACAAAATTTATGAAAAGCATTATTATTGCCAGCACTTCTACGTTGCACGAAGGCAGTTATTTAGAGTATTTATTACCTACTTTACAAGTACATTTTAAAAAATGCAAAAGCATTTTATTTATTCCATTTGCTCGCCCTGGCGGAATCTCACATAACGATTACACTGAAAAAGTAGCACAGGCATTTGCAACTATTAACATTTCTGTAAAAGGAATACATGAGTTTGAAAATCCTGAAAATGCCATAAAAAATGCAGAAGGAATATTTACCGGTGGTGGAAATACTTTTTTACTGGTTACTCAATTATACAAACACAATATCATGCAGCTTCTTTCTGAAACTGTAAAAAACGGAACTCCCTATTTAGGAACCAGCGCAGGAAGCAATATCTGCGGTTTATCCATG contains:
- a CDS encoding carboxypeptidase-like regulatory domain-containing protein → MINKVLCVLVVVLSQTAWSQNQDRAIVNGKIVSNTNDLEGVYVVNAQTEVMVTTDAEGAFSIMAKPGDTLVFSSIQFKENRVLLTSENFTDLNFTVKLSLVMHQLQEVIVKRYDNINAAAMGIVPGNQKTYTESERKLRTATALDATASASGMAGGSISADPFLNFLSGRTKMLKKELAVEKKEFFMKLLENMFSLDHFVNRLKIPNEYVKGFEYYAVENDKFTVILNSKNKTSTEFLLAELAVKYKEILAGENK
- a CDS encoding carboxypeptidase-like regulatory domain-containing protein, with the translated sequence MRTNNTLIILLLLIAQISFGQTSGAKEILGQVFEQSSSVEGVNIINNNTQVTTVTDENGMFSIMAKEGDVLVFSSVNMDPLKRRISTEDLNSTSIQIKMTAKQIELKEVVVNDNAGINAENLGIVPHGQKTYTPAERKLYTAKSTSVDKLLNAMSGRTSMLKKEIKVEKKEMLFRKLEYLFDENYYTERLKISLEDIKGFQLYCVEDSEFAVSLNSKNKTMSMFLITELARKYLKILENEK
- the pepE gene encoding dipeptidase PepE, with amino-acid sequence MKSIIIASTSTLHEGSYLEYLLPTLQVHFKKCKSILFIPFARPGGISHNDYTEKVAQAFATINISVKGIHEFENPENAIKNAEGIFTGGGNTFLLVTQLYKHNIMQLLSETVKNGTPYLGTSAGSNICGLSMQTTNDMPIVYPPSFQTLGLIPFNLNPHYLDPDLQSKHMGETRETRIKEFHAFNAIPVLGLREGSWLEVKGDKITLKGSLTARLFKQNEIPTELETESDLSNLK